A stretch of DNA from Candidatus Binataceae bacterium:
CGAGCCCGACCAGACGATCGAGACCGGGTCCGCCATGTAGAGCCGCCAGTTGTCCAGCACGTCGTATAAGCGGGCGCCGACGATCCCGCCGACCGCGCTCCACAGCACGACCGCGGTGGCATAGTCGGGGTCGAGGCCGCGGCGCGGACAATCGGCGGCGATTACCAGGTCGGCGGCGATAAAACCGAGCGCCATCATTAGGCCGTAGCTGTAGATGGTGAGGGTGAAAGGATGACCGAGCAGGTGGATCGGTCCGAGGCGCAACAGAATCGGGATCATCGCATCGGCAACTATAGTACGGAGCAAAGCCCGCAAACCAGCGCGCATCTCCCGCACCGGCCGCGCGCCGCTGCAGATTGGACGACTCCGGCGGCAAGCGGCTTCAAGAAAAATCTCCCCGTGGCTTCGATATCTCCGCGCGCGCGAGCGCGGCGCGGAAATGCTATACGTGACGCCGGCATGCGAGCGGTCGTTCAACGCGTAAGCCGCGCCGAGGTCGGCGTCGGCGGCGAGTGTCTTGGCCGAATAGGTATCGGCTTCGCCGTGCTGCTGGGCGTCGCGCGCGACGACACCGAAGCCGACGCGGAGTTTGTCGCCGACCGTATCCTCGGGCTGCGCGTTTTTGCCGACGCGGCGGGCAAGATGAACCTGGCGCTTGGCGCGATCGGCGGCGAGTTGCTGGTGATCTCGCAATTCACGCTGCTCGCCGATACTGGTGGCGGGCGCCGTCCGTCGTTCATCAAGGCCGCGCCGCCGGAGATCGCCGAGCCGCTCTACGAGCGCTTCATTTCACTCGTGCGCGCCCGCGGTGCTAAAGTTGAAACGGGCAGATTCGGCGCCCACATGGAACTGGCGCTGGTCAATGACGGGCCGGTGACGATCGTCCTGGACAGCCGGATGCGCTGAGATGGCACGGGCAGGGTTTTACGCGGTCGAGTCAGGCAAGATCTCGTTTCGTCGCGATGGCAACTGGTATAGCGACGAGGAACGGATCGACAACCCGCGGATCGCGCTGGTCTTCAGCCGCAGCATCCGCCGCAATCCCGACGGCACCTACTATCTCCAGGTCGCCGAGGAACGCGCGGCGATTAGCGTCGAGGACACGCCCTACGTGGTCAAGTCGATCGAGGGCGACGCGGCGGGCGGCTTTACGATCGTGCTCAACGACGACGAACGCGAGCCGCTTGACCCGGCGACCCTCGAGGTCGGCAACGACAACGTGTTGTACTGTCGCGTCAAGGGCGGCGCGGAGCGCGCCCGTTTCCTGCGCAACGCCTATTACCATCTGAGTCCCGGCTTCGAGGCCGACGAGCGCGGCGGCTTTGCGCTCACGATGCGCGGGCGGCGCTATCCGCTGCGGCAGGCGGGGTCGCCGGGCAAACCAGATTGAGCCCTAAAGATTCCGGGGCGCGCGCACAATCGGCGTTGCCGTTTTTTCACATCGTGCTGGTGCGGCCGGAGATCCCGCAAAACAGCGGATCGATCGCGCGGCTTGCGGCGGCTACGCGCACCAGGCTCCACCTGGTCGGACCGCTCGGCTACTCGCTCGAAGATCGCTATCTCAAGCGCGCCGGGCTCGATTATTGGCCGCTGGTCGATCTGCGAACCTATTCCGGATGGGACGAATTCGCCGCCGCTCACCAGGCGCAGCCATCAGCCGGAACCGAGCCGCGCATGAAGTATTTCTCGGCGCGCGCGAAGCGCTCGTATCTCGAAGCGGATTACGCGCCGGGCGATTTTCTGATCTTCGGTAGCGAGACCAAGGGGCTCGGCGAGGAATTCCTGCGCACGCGGACCGACACCACCTATAGGATTCAGATCTTCGAGCATGGCGTGCGCAGTCTCAACCTCGCCAACGCGGTTTCGATCGTGCTTTACGAGGGGCTGCGCCGGACCGGGCGGCTCAGCGAATAGCTGCGGGGCCGCCGGCCGGAGCGCGGATTCCCGTGTCAACCCAGACGTCGAGCCGCGTCTCGCCGCCCGGTGCCGTTCGTGCCAAGCGCCGCGTAGAGCGACCCCGAGGCGTAAACCGCTTCACCCGAGATGCGGGTGTCGCCGGTATCGATGAGACAATCTGGCGTCGAGCATCCGGGCTGAGTCGCAGGCGGCGGCAGCGAGTAGCTGTTGGCCGTGGACAGCAGGAATTGCGAGACCTCGGGTCCCGGCGAGGTGGTGCTGTATGCCGGGTTCGAGATCGCAAACACGACCAGCCCGTTGCATCCCGTCGCGCACTGCACGTTCGAGGGCCCTCCGGGAGCATTGATATTGTGCGCGGCGACGACGAATTCGGCGCGCGGGTCGTCCGTGCGGTCCATCACGTTTGCCGGCTGAAGCGAGTCCATCACTTCGCCGGTGCCGTTAACCGTGAAAAATTCGGGCGACAGGGCAAAAAAATCGAAGCTCGCGCCGGCGTACATCGGACCCTTGGGCAGCAGCATCATGTAAGCACCGTTGAAAGTGTCCGGCAGCGTGAAGGCGTTGAAAGCGACGTAAATTGTCCGCCGATCCTGCCCCAGCGTGGGAAAGTCGGCGACCTCGGTGCTCGGGATGAGCGGGTTGGGGTTGGCGGTCAGGTTGATTCGGTACACGAACCATCCTGCCGTCGGATCCGAGGTCCGGCTGACCGCCACATCGAGGATCTGCGCTCCCGCCGCGTTGACGTGGGCGGTGGACACGATGTAGCGCTGGTTGGCCCAGTCAAAGATCGCGCGCGGATCGAAGGGCGGCGCCTGGGCCGACGCGCCAACGCCCATGAACGCGCTCAGACTCTTCGGGAATCCGGCCTGCACGTTGCCGCTCTTGTCCAGCACGGTCATGCAGCCGTTGATCACCTGCAGCACGAAGGTCGGGCCCACAGCGAGCGCCATATCGGGCGGAATCTCCCGCCCGCAGCCGATACCGAGGCCGCCGAAGGCCGTAATGGATGTCGGCGCCGGGCCGGCGGACGGCTTCGGCTGTGAGGTCACGGTGAAAGGCACCACTCCAGCACCGCTCCGCGCCGGAGGCTTCACGCTTGCGGCCTGTGTCTTGAGCGCGGCGTATTGCTGAATCGAAACGCCGCGCAGCGGACGCGAGACTGCGGGACTGCGCATCGCTTCCTGTTCCATTAGTTGCGGCAGGTCGCGGAGAATCACCGTGCCTCGCGCCTCCTGGCTGACGGCGATCGCCCGTTTGGCGAGCGGTTGAGCGCGAGCGGCCGTGGGAACAAGGGCGAGGGTCAAAACCAGCGTCAAGACGACGGCGACCACGAATATCACCGCAAAAGAGCGATGGAAGAGTTCATCGATCCTCCAAAATCGGCCTCTAAAAAGATCGATAACATTTAGCTTGTGCAAACGCGTGTTTGGAGCGAGCAAGCGATGAGAAAAGGGACAACGCGGCTAGATAGAGTCTCCCAGCACGAAGCCGGCAAAGACCGCAACCAGGCCCATGACAACGCTGCCGATCACGTTAAGCGCGGCGAGCGCGAACTGTCCGTCCATCATCAGGCGAAGCGACTCGTAGGTGTAGGTCGAAAACGTCGTGTAGGCGCCGACGAAGCCGACCGCGAACAGTAATCGAATCTGCGGATGCAGCCATGAGCGATACTGCGCGAAGGCCATGAAAAACCCCAGGATGAAGCTGCCGCTGATGTTGATCGCGAAGGTGCCCCAGGGGAAGGCGGCGCCCCAGCGCGCCGCGGCCCATCCGCCTAGCCCGTAGCGTGCGATGGCGCCCAGGAACCCGCCAAGCCCAACCCAAAGCAATGCGCCCAAGTCTTCCCTGCTCCCGTCGCGGTTCGATGCTTCAGCCGCCGGGCGTCATTGCGCAAGCCGGCGCGTCGAGCAGCGCACGCAACAGCTCCGACCGTCCGACGATTCCAACCAGCGCGCCCGAGGCATCGACGACCGGCAGCCGCTTGACGTGGCGTTCGGCCGACAGCGCAAGCGCGCTCGCGACCGGCATCTCTTCGTGCAGCGTCACCACCTCGCGCGTCATCAGCTCCGCCGCCGAGCGGCCGCGCAATTTCGCGAGACGTCGGCGAGAGACAGCCGAGATTCGCTCGATTGGCACCCGCGCCATCAGCATCTCGACGAGCCCCGGGCGGCTCTCGCGGCTGACGCGGGAGACAAGGTCGCTGTCGGCGATGATCCCCGCCACGTGCCGCGCTGGGTCGATCACCACCACGCGCTTGTGGGCCGAGGTTACCAGCAATTCAAGGATCTCGCCGAGGCTCGCCGACTCGGGCACGGTTGCGGCCTCGCGATTCATCACGTCGCGCACCAGCGTGCCCGCGCCGGCGGCGACGGGGCGGCGGGCCTCGGGATGCCATTCGGGAAGATGGGCCGCGGCGATCGTGTTGAGCAGGTCCAGCCGTCCGACGATGCCGACCAGGCGTCCCTGGCCGTCGACCACGGGCAGGCGTTTCAGATGATGCTGGACCATCGCGCGGGCCGCGGCCCCGATCGAGGAGTCAGGCGCGATCGTTACAACCTCGCGCGTCATCACCTCGGCGACGCGGCGGCCGCGATTCTCGATTTCGCTGTGCAGTTGACGCACGAACTCGGCGTCGGAGGCGCGCTTGAGGCTGAGTCCCACGGACATCCCGCCGCGCGTAAGCAAGTCGCTATCGCTCACCATCCCGACTACCCGCCGCGCTTCGTCCACGACCGGGACCGCGGTGAAGTCCTTGTCGATCAGCAGTTCGACGACCGCCGTGAGCGGGCTGTCCGGTTCCACCGTCACCACCTCGCTCCGCATCACCTCGGCGACCTTGATATCGGGCAGGCCCTCACGCACGGCGAATCCGGAATGGACCACTTCGACGTCGTGCGCAGTGATGAGCGAGTTCGGCGCCAGCTCGACCAGCGGCGCGAGGATACGCTCGATCCGCTCGGGGCGGTCGATCACGGTGATTACGATCGGCATGTCCATCGAGAGGCGCAGGATAGCGGAGGTGTGTATGACGCTCGACATCCCGAATCCGGCGATTCCGCGGGTCACCGTCGCACCGCCGAGCCCCTCGCGCCGAAGCATCTCGACGATCGCCATGTAGAGCGATTGATGATGATGGAGATCGCTCTCGCCGATATAGATCGTCAGTTGTCGGCCTTTGCCGGTGAACATTTTAGCGAAACCCTGGCGCCGCTATTTCAAGTTGCGGCCGGCGAAACGCCGGCGCCGCAGGAAAATCTCGCGCTCAAAGCGTATTGTGACTGCCGCGTCCTGCGTCGCGACGTGCGCGGACTCCAAGCCGAATCCGAGCCGCCTAATGGCCACGCGTCGCGCACGTACCGCATCCGCTGCCACATCCTCCACCCGCACCTTGCTTGGCGGGCGGCGGGCCGAAGTAGTAACCCTCGCGCTCCAGCTCCCCCGCCTTGACCCAGCGCACCGGCTCTTCGATTTCCGCGTCGCAATGCACGCAGCATCTGCGCTCGCGCCCCGCATCGTCAAGCGTGACATGCAGCAGCACGACGCGTTTGCAGGCCCCGCAGGTCGCGATCGGAAAGGCCGAAGCGGCGAGCGACAAATCCTTCATCGTGAGGACAAATCCTTCATCGCAAATACGAGTCGTTCACCGCAAAGTCCCTACTCGTCAGACCGACGGCGTGTATGACGACCGGCTGTGCGGTAGTCTAGCGTCCCGCGGGCGCCAGATCATCCTCGGCAAGGCGGGAGCGGAGCAAGACGGAACCGGCGCTTCGGGACGCATATGGACTGGAAGGACCCGTGGTTATGGATTGCGGTAGCGCTCGGAGTGGCCGGCGGGGTTGCGATGTTCGTTCCGCTCGCGCGGGTGCTCAGATGGCGCGCGCGAATGCTCGAGCGGATGCAGGGCGCGCCGAACCGGACCGGGCTCTCGATCCGGATGGAAGCGGGGACGCTCGGATGGACGGTCGCGGGGGCAATCTGTTTTCTGTTCCTGCCCACGATGCTGCTGCCGCGTCCGAACGGAATCTTCTATATCGGCGGTTTCATAATCGGGATGACCTATCGGCGGCCGCGCTTCAACCGTGAGATGGAAGCGAGCGGCGTCGCGCCGCATGCCACGCGCCGCAGCCCGGAGAGCAAGGCATGAGCGCGCGATAGGACCGTTACGCGCGCGTATAGGGCTCGCCCAGCGCGCTCGGCGCGTCGGCCTGCCCGCCAAATCCCGCCAGCACGATCAGCGTGAGCGCATACGGCAGCGCGAGAAACGCCTGGTACGGCACGACCGTGCCGAGCGCCTGCAGGCCGAACTGCAGAGCCATCGCCGCGCCAAACAGAATCGACGCCGCGGCGCATCCCCACGCCTTCCAGCGTCCCAGGATCACTACCGCCAGCGCGACGAAGCCGCGGCCGGCCGACATCCCCTCGATAAAGGTTCCCGCGTAACCGAGCGTCAGAAACGCGCCGCCAATTCCCGTAAGCGCCCCCGCAGCCGCCAGCGCCTCCCATCGCAGGCGATAAACGCCAAGGCCCAGCGCGTCCGCGGCCTCGGGCCGCTCGCCCGCCGCGCGCAGCCGCAATCCGTAGCGCGTGCGCGAAATTAGTATCGAGACGAGCGGTAGAATCGCGAACGCGACGTACACCAGGACGTTTTGATCGAAGAGCGCGCGGCCAAGCAGCGGAATTCGCGCAAGCGGCCCAAGCGCGATCGCGCCGAACTGCCGCACCACGACCGCGCTCCCCGTGACGCCGAACATCCCGCGGTAGAAGACCCCGGTCAGCCCCAGCGCGAGGATGTTGAGCGCGGTGCCGGCCACGACCTGGTTCACGCCGAGATTGACGACCAGCAGGGCGAGCAGCGCGTTGAGCGCGACGGCGGCGGCGACTCCCGCAAGCAACCCGATCATCAGGCTGCCGCTCGAGTACGCCGCGGCGAGCGCGAAGAACGCGCCGGCAAGCATCGAGCCCTCGATCCCGACGTTGATCACGCCGCTTTGCTCGACCAGCAGCTCGCCGAGCGCCGCGTAAAGAATCGGCGTCGCCATCGCCACCGTCGAGGCCAGGAACGCCTCAAGCATCGCCGCCTCCCCCGGCGGCCGCGACGGCTCCGGGAGCGGCCGCGCACGCCGCATCGCCGTCTCCCGGGGGCCACAGCGCGCCGTTAAGCGTGCTCCAGGTTCGCGTATCGAAGGCGAGCAGGATCAGAATCGTCACGCCCTGGATCACCTGCACCAGCTCGGGCGAGACGCCCTGGCTGCGCTGCATCGCCTGCGAGCCGTTGTCGAGCGCACCGAACAGCAGGGACGTCAGCATCACGCCAAGCGGATTCAGCCGCGCGACCAGCGCCACGGCGATCGCCTCGTAGCCCCATCCGGGCGAGAAACTTTCGTACAGGCGATGGGTGATGGCGGAGACCTGGACGGCGCCGCCGAGGCCCGCCAGCGCTCCGCTGAGCGCCATCGCTGCGATCCCGAGGCGCGCGACCGGAATCCCGAAGAACGCCGCGACGCGCCGATTGCGGCCCATCGCACGCAACTCGAAGCCGCTGCGGCTATGAAAGAGCCAGAGCCACGAGACGAGCGCGAGCGCGACCGCGAGAATCATCCCGGCATTGAGCCGGCTCGGCGGCGCGAACGTCCAGAGTTCGGCCGCGTGCGCGATCGGCGCGCTCTTGGGATACGACCGCGAAGGCTCCATCAGCGGACCATGCACGGCGTAGCTCAGAAGCTGCACCGCGACGAAATTGAGCATGATCGTGCTGATGACTTCGCTTACGTCGCGCCGCTCGCGGAGCCATCCGCAGACGGCGCTCCAGAGCGCGCCGCCCAACGCGCCGCCCACCAGCACCAATCCCACGGCCAGCGGCCGCGGCCATCCGTCGAGCGCAATCCCGAGCGCGGCCGCAACGAACGCGCCCACCAGCAACTGGCCCTCGGCGCCGATGTTCCAGAGCGCCCCGCGAAAGGCGATCGAAACCGCAAGCCCGGTGAAGACGAGCGGCGTCGCCTTGACGAGCGTGTCGGTCGCGGCGAGCCAGTTGCCGAATGCACCCTCCCAGAGCGCGGCGAAGACCAGCAGCGGAGAGGCGCCGAGCGCGAGCAGGACGAGGGCGATAAGCGCCGCCGTAAGCGCGAGCGACGCGAAGGGCCTGGCAAGCCGGGCAAGCATCACCGCGCGACGTTAGCCGGATCGTGCGGTTTCACCAACCCTGGCGCCGGGCGGATCGCTGGATCTTCCGCCAGATGCCGTTCGCCAACTCTTTAGCCGTCTCCGCGATCGCCGCGCTACATCTCGACGGCTACATCTCGAAGTGACCGGCCGCCCTGACGTAGCGCGCGTCGTCGCGATGCGCCAGGTCGGGATTGCATCCGCGCTTCACCGCCATCCAGTAGGTGAAAAGCTGCAGCGAGAGCAGCAGCGCGAACGGGCTGAGCGCCTCATCCTCGCCCTCGACCTGGATTCCGGCGTTCACCGCCTCGGCCAGCGCCGAGCCCGCGCGGGTATAGATGCCCAGGCGCTCCGCGCCGATCTCGCCGAGAGCGTTGGCCACCTGCTCGGCGCGCGCGCCGGACGCGCCGCCGCCGCTCGCGACAACGACCAGGGTGTCGCGGTCGGCCGAGCTTATCGGACCGTGCAGAAATTCCTCGACCTGCATCCCCTCGGCATAGAGGAAGCTGGTCTCCTTGAGCTTGAGCGCGGTCTCGCGCGCGGTCGGATAGTTCGGCCCGCCGCCGAGCAGCATGATCCGGCGGTAGTTGCGCAACTGCTCGGCCGCATTGCGCTCGCGCGAATCGTCGCCAAGGCCCCGGCGCATCAGCTCCGGAATCGCCGCGAACTCGCCGCGCAGCCGCTGCGTTTCAAGCTCGCCGCCGCCGGCTTGCGCGCGCAGCTCGAGCGCCAACTCGAACAGCAGCGCCATCGCGGTGGTCAGGCTCTTGGTATGCGCCGCCGACTGCTCCTGCTCGGTCGTGAGCAGCAGATGGTCGGCCTGGCGCGCCCCCTCGTCGGGGCCCTGGCCGCAGATCGCGGCGGTCAAGACGCCGGCGGCCTTGGCCTCGGCCACCGCGCGCGCCGAGTACTGTTTCCATCCGCGATGCGACAACACGAGCAGCGCGCCGCCCGCCGCGGGCTTGAGCCCGTAATTCACGACGTCGAAAGAGCTGACCGCCCTGACCGAGCGCATCTGTCCGATCGTGCGCAGCCAGTATTCGCCATAGATCGCCCCGTTGAGCGACGTCCCCATTCCGGCCAGCGTCAGCGATGGCGTCTGCCTGAGCGCGCGTGCGAGCGCCGCGACGCCCTCGCGGTTACGCGCCACGACTTCGGCGATCGCCGCCGGCTGCGCGGCTATGGCGTCGAACATGTGGTACGGATGGGCGGGGCGCGCCTTGGATGGATCGATTATCGATTGTGACTTTGATGGCACTTGCGGATACCTTCGATGTGGGTGGCGACAGCAGGAGTCGAGCCTACACCGGCAGAAAGACCCTGCAAAATCAAGCGGACAACTCCGCCGAACGGCCGAAAATGAACCTTTAGGAGCCGCGAAACGCTGCGGTCTCGGCGCTCTCGATTTCCGGCCAGTCTTCTCTGGCGCTGGAGCGGCTGCTTACGTGTCGAAGTATCTAACCAAATCACTTGGGCATTCGGATGGAAGCGCGCGCCGATGCTCTGAGTGTCTCGATTCCCGAAATCAAGGAGGGCGGCTGGGCGGGGTTGGCGCGTAAATGGAGCCGCGCGGCGAAGCGCTTGGGCCAGCGCAGATTCATGGTTCAGTATAGCGAAAGCTATAGCGATGTAGCGGCTCGCGCGCCGGAACGGGTGTCTGAATACTTAAAAGCGCGTCCCGCTCTCGAACCCGCGTGGAGCGGGCGCGCCCGATTTTGAGATGCGCGTCTGCGCTTTGCGACGAAGTGCCGCGCGGGGAGCGCGGCGCGAGGCTTCGAGGAGCCAGCGCGGACGCGCGACCAGTCTCGTCCCCTAGACTTGTTTGACGCGTCAATATCCATGTTCAGCATGGAGTAGACGATTGACGCAGCACGAATTGCTGGCTTTTGTGGTCTCTCTAACCGAAGCCGGACTCGAAGCAGTGCGCCTGATGGACGAGCGCGGCTGCGCGGGTAATATCCACGTCAAACGGCGCGAGCGCTGCCATGCGAGATTCCGATTTCATCGAAAGCGTGCGGCCCGAGGTTCCGGGATGCGTCTTCGCTGCGCTCTAGGAGTAGAGAAGGAGAGAAGATGAAACGACTCACGCATATTTGCACAGCGGTGCTCG
This window harbors:
- a CDS encoding prolipoprotein diacylglyceryl transferase family protein, whose amino-acid sequence is MRALLRTIVADAMIPILLRLGPIHLLGHPFTLTIYSYGLMMALGFIAADLVIAADCPRRGLDPDYATAVVLWSAVGGIVGARLYDVLDNWRLYMADPVSIVWSGSGFVWFGGFLGGVTAACLAARHYKVSIGATADMCGPALAIGQALGRIGCHLSGDGDWGIPSRLPWAVAYKNAIVGWGPQTVLKLGP
- a CDS encoding ABC transporter permease yields the protein MLARLARPFASLALTAALIALVLLALGASPLLVFAALWEGAFGNWLAATDTLVKATPLVFTGLAVSIAFRGALWNIGAEGQLLVGAFVAAALGIALDGWPRPLAVGLVLVGGALGGALWSAVCGWLRERRDVSEVISTIMLNFVAVQLLSYAVHGPLMEPSRSYPKSAPIAHAAELWTFAPPSRLNAGMILAVALALVSWLWLFHSRSGFELRAMGRNRRVAAFFGIPVARLGIAAMALSGALAGLGGAVQVSAITHRLYESFSPGWGYEAIAVALVARLNPLGVMLTSLLFGALDNGSQAMQRSQGVSPELVQVIQGVTILILLAFDTRTWSTLNGALWPPGDGDAACAAAPGAVAAAGGGGDA
- a CDS encoding DUF190 domain-containing protein codes for the protein MFTGKGRQLTIYIGESDLHHHQSLYMAIVEMLRREGLGGATVTRGIAGFGMSSVIHTSAILRLSMDMPIVITVIDRPERIERILAPLVELAPNSLITAHDVEVVHSGFAVREGLPDIKVAEVMRSEVVTVEPDSPLTAVVELLIDKDFTAVPVVDEARRVVGMVSDSDLLTRGGMSVGLSLKRASDAEFVRQLHSEIENRGRRVAEVMTREVVTIAPDSSIGAAARAMVQHHLKRLPVVDGQGRLVGIVGRLDLLNTIAAAHLPEWHPEARRPVAAGAGTLVRDVMNREAATVPESASLGEILELLVTSAHKRVVVIDPARHVAGIIADSDLVSRVSRESRPGLVEMLMARVPIERISAVSRRRLAKLRGRSAAELMTREVVTLHEEMPVASALALSAERHVKRLPVVDASGALVGIVGRSELLRALLDAPACAMTPGG
- a CDS encoding ABC transporter permease; its protein translation is MLEAFLASTVAMATPILYAALGELLVEQSGVINVGIEGSMLAGAFFALAAAYSSGSLMIGLLAGVAAAVALNALLALLVVNLGVNQVVAGTALNILALGLTGVFYRGMFGVTGSAVVVRQFGAIALGPLARIPLLGRALFDQNVLVYVAFAILPLVSILISRTRYGLRLRAAGERPEAADALGLGVYRLRWEALAAAGALTGIGGAFLTLGYAGTFIEGMSAGRGFVALAVVILGRWKAWGCAAASILFGAAMALQFGLQALGTVVPYQAFLALPYALTLIVLAGFGGQADAPSALGEPYTRA
- the crcB gene encoding fluoride efflux transporter CrcB — encoded protein: MGALLWVGLGGFLGAIARYGLGGWAAARWGAAFPWGTFAINISGSFILGFFMAFAQYRSWLHPQIRLLFAVGFVGAYTTFSTYTYESLRLMMDGQFALAALNVIGSVVMGLVAVFAGFVLGDSI
- the dtd gene encoding D-aminoacyl-tRNA deacylase, with product MRAVVQRVSRAEVGVGGECLGRIGIGFAVLLGVARDDTEADAEFVADRILGLRVFADAAGKMNLALGAIGGELLVISQFTLLADTGGGRRPSFIKAAPPEIAEPLYERFISLVRARGAKVETGRFGAHMELALVNDGPVTIVLDSRMR
- a CDS encoding tRNA (cytidine(34)-2'-O)-methyltransferase, which produces MSPKDSGARAQSALPFFHIVLVRPEIPQNSGSIARLAAATRTRLHLVGPLGYSLEDRYLKRAGLDYWPLVDLRTYSGWDEFAAAHQAQPSAGTEPRMKYFSARAKRSYLEADYAPGDFLIFGSETKGLGEEFLRTRTDTTYRIQIFEHGVRSLNLANAVSIVLYEGLRRTGRLSE
- a CDS encoding SIS domain-containing protein, with product MPSKSQSIIDPSKARPAHPYHMFDAIAAQPAAIAEVVARNREGVAALARALRQTPSLTLAGMGTSLNGAIYGEYWLRTIGQMRSVRAVSSFDVVNYGLKPAAGGALLVLSHRGWKQYSARAVAEAKAAGVLTAAICGQGPDEGARQADHLLLTTEQEQSAAHTKSLTTAMALLFELALELRAQAGGGELETQRLRGEFAAIPELMRRGLGDDSRERNAAEQLRNYRRIMLLGGGPNYPTARETALKLKETSFLYAEGMQVEEFLHGPISSADRDTLVVVASGGGASGARAEQVANALGEIGAERLGIYTRAGSALAEAVNAGIQVEGEDEALSPFALLLSLQLFTYWMAVKRGCNPDLAHRDDARYVRAAGHFEM
- a CDS encoding DUF1285 domain-containing protein, with the translated sequence MARAGFYAVESGKISFRRDGNWYSDEERIDNPRIALVFSRSIRRNPDGTYYLQVAEERAAISVEDTPYVVKSIEGDAAGGFTIVLNDDEREPLDPATLEVGNDNVLYCRVKGGAERARFLRNAYYHLSPGFEADERGGFALTMRGRRYPLRQAGSPGKPD